One Cryptomeria japonica chromosome 9, Sugi_1.0, whole genome shotgun sequence genomic window carries:
- the LOC131079583 gene encoding uncharacterized protein LOC131079583 encodes MAVHILSQPCSSSACERNWSVFEHIHSKKRNRLSQQRMNDLVFVHHNLRLKIKKAQGTIEEDSPIDLDEIDPECELIVVVVDDDHDAPLESEDFDIMREANWDREWFNRAKRGSHLGASSSEPATL; translated from the exons ATGGCGGTGCACATTTTGAGCCAACCGTGCAGCTCATCAGCTTGTGAGCGTAATTGGAGTGTTTTTGAACACATACATTCCAAGAAGCGCAACCGCCTATCACAACAACGAATGAATGACTTGGTATTCGTTCACCACAACCTCCGCTTAAAGATAAAgaaagctcaag GAACTATTGAGGAAGACTCGCCAATTGACCTTGATGAGATAGATCCAGAGTGTgagttgattgttgttgttgttgatgatgatcatgatgctCCACTTGagtctgaagattttgatatcatgaGGGAAGCCAATTGGGATCGTGAATGGTTCAATCGAGCTAAGAGAGGCTCTCACCTGGGAGCTTCATCATCAGAGCCTGCTACCCTCTAG